In Solanum pennellii chromosome 3, SPENNV200, a single window of DNA contains:
- the LOC107012713 gene encoding pentatricopeptide repeat-containing protein At5g40400 — MNLTQKSIKSTCSNGELLINFNNRLNFSSLSSSNCLQILTDYNGSARPISNPLHNFLPKTQNPQNTVSLICSALKNGNNDHLSLLQKTIRDNGLICYFSDSEISRVLLRCQSDSFSALSFFYWVKNDLGVEPNTQNYCLVIHILTWTRNFSQAMKFLSELVDLKRNGMEGVDVFESLLSSSGLCNWDPVVFDMLIKAFLKVNMVKDGFRAFRKTVKHGMYPSVITVNCLLNGLSKLNYSKKCWEVYAEMERIGVHPNSCTFNILTHVLCKDEDVNKVNDFLVKMEEEGFQPDIVTYNTLVSSYCRKGRMKDAVHLYQIMYIRGVSPDLFTYTSLINGFCKKGNVKDAHQLFLRMADRGLKPDIILYNTLISGYCKEGMMQEARSLLHDMIGEGMYPDKFTCSVLVQGFQKQDNLVSAVNLVTELQRFRFIVSHDIYNYLIAALCIENRPFAAKALIDRVSGDRYEPRNMVYGELIESFCRCNFPDEALCLKAEMVSKDLKPDIGTYRAIIKCLCKLGRSMDANSLMREMTDCDVSLDIEVCRALINGHCRENNFCEAQSLLSFFAQEFKIFDTVCYNTIVRLLSGEADIAKLMKFQDKMRKVGFAPNQLTCKYLIDGLQKAVGVHKINS; from the coding sequence ATGAATTTAACGCAGAAATCAATCAAATCTACTTGTTCAAATGGAGAATTActtattaatttcaataatcGACTGAATTTTTCATCGTTGTCATCATCAAATTGTCTCCAAATACTTACAGATTATAATGGGTCTGCCAGACCCATTTCAAACCCTCTACATAACTTTCtacctaaaacccaaaacccccaaAACACAGTGAGTCTGATATGTTCAGCTTTAAAGAACGGAAACAATGACCATTTGTCCCTCCTTCAGAAAACCATCCGAGATAATGGGCTTATTTGTTACTTCAGTGACAGTGAAATCTCAAGGGTCCTGTTGAGATGCCAGTCTGATTCATTTAGTGCTCTTAGTTTCTTCTACTGGGTTAAGAATGATTTGGGTGTGGAGCCTAACACTCAAAACTACTGTCTTGTAATTCATATACTTACTTGGACAAGGAACTTTTCACAAGCAATGAAATTTTTGTCTGAATTGGTTGATTTGAAGAGAAATGGAATGGAGGGTGTGGATGTGTTTGAAAGTTTGCTTTCATCTAGTGGATTATGTAATTGGGACCCTGTTGTGTTTGATATGCTAATTAAGGCTTTTCTCAAGGTGAATATGGTGAAAGATGGATTTAGAGCGTTTAGAAAGACGGTGAAGCATGGTATGTACCCGAGTGTTATTACTGTGAACTGTCTTTTAAATGGtctttcaaagttgaattatagCAAAAAATGTTGGGAAGTTTATGCTGAAATGGAAAGAATTGGAGTGCACCCGAATTCGTGTACCTTCAATATATTAACTCATGTATTGTGCAAAGATGAAGATGTGAACAAGGTCAATGACTTCTTGGTTAAAATGGAAGAAGAAGGGTTTCAACCTGATATAGTTACATATAATACATTAGTTAGTAGCTATTGTAGGAAAGGAAGAATGAAAGATGCAGTTCACTTGTATCAAATTATGTACATTAGAGGCGTATCGCCAGATTTGTTCACATATACTTCTTTGATAAATGGCTTTTGTAAAAAGGGAAATGTGAAGGATGCTCATCAGTTGTTTTTAAGGATGGCTGACAGAGGGTTAAAACCAGATATTATTTTGTATAACACTCTTATTTCTGGTTATTGCAAAGAGGGGATGATGCAAGAGGCACGTTCTCTGTTGCATGACATGATTGGAGAAGGGATGTATCCTGATAAGTtcacttgttcagttcttgTACAAGGATTTCAAAAACAGGATAATTTGGTTTCAGCTGTGAATTTAGTCACCGAGCTTCAAAGATTTAGATTTATAGTATCTCAtgatatatacaattatcttaTTGCTGCACTTTGTATTGAGAATCGACCATTTGCAGCCAAAGCTCTAATTGATCGAGTTTCTGGCGACAGATATGAGCCTCGCAATATGGTGTACGGGGAGTTGATTGAATCTTTCTGCAGATGTAATTTCCCCGATGAGGCTTTATGCTTGAAAGCAGAGATGGTATCAAAAGATTTGAAGCCTGATATTGGTACATATAGAGCTATAAttaaatgtttgtgtaaattaGGCCGAAGCATGGATGCTAACTCCTTGATGAGAGAAATGACTGATTGTGATGTGTCACTTGATATTGAAGTCTGTAGAGCTTTAATAAATGGTCATTGCAGGGAGAACAATTTCTGTGAGGCTCAATCGCTGTTAAGCTTCTTTGCtcaagaatttaaaatatttgacaCAGTTTGTTACAACACAATTGTCAGGCTTCTAAGTGGTGAAGCTGATATCgcaaaattgatgaaatttcaaGATAAAATGAGGAAAGTGGGTTTTGCGCCAAATCAGCTGACATGCAAGTACCTTATTGATGGATTACAGAAAGCTGTCGGAGTCCACAAAATCAACAGCTGA
- the LOC107012656 gene encoding transcription factor SPEECHLESS translates to MDGDQNLSDLFDDSECDIFGILEALEGGGGGGGGGNSGITSKFNNNTNNQTTTITTTTTTTTSDEITGLVSEEGRKRKLISQKSTGSSATLQEEETIENKISHITVERNRRKQMNEHLSVLRTLMPCFYAKRGDQASIIGGVVDYINELQQVLQSLEAKKQRKVYSEVLSPRVLPPQLVPISPRLLTPSPLSPRKPPLSPRMNLPISPRTPQPTSPYKPNANANANKPLEPSPTTSSNSSIDSHVNNELAANSKSAIADVEVKFSGANVILKTVSPRIPGQAVKIIAALEQLALEILHVSISTIDGTMLNSFTIKIGIECQLSAEELAHQIQQTFC, encoded by the exons ATGGATGGTGACCAAAATTTATCTGATTTATTCGACGATTCCGAATGCGATATCTTCGGTATTTTAGAGGCTTTAGAAGGCggtggaggtggaggtggaggtggtAATAGTGGTATTACTtcgaaatttaataataataccaACAACCAGACTACAACAATCACAACCACGACCACAACCACAACGTCCGATGAAATTACGGGTTTGGTGTCAGAAGAAGGAAGGAAGAGGaagttaatatctcaaaagtcaACGGGTTCAAGTGCAACTTTACAAGAAGAGGAAACTATAGAAAATAAGATTTCTCATATAACAGTTGAAAGGAATCGCCGCAAACAAATGAATGAACATCTCTCTGTGCTACGCACTTTGATGCCTTGTTTTTATGCTAAACGA GGTGATCAAGCATCAATAATTGGTGGGGTTGTTGATTACATAAACGAGCTACAACAAGTTCTCCAATCCTTAGAAGCCAAAAAGCAACGCAAAGTTTATAGTGAAGTTTTAAGTCCAAGAGTACTACCACCACAACTAGTCCCAATTAGTCCAAGACTACTAACACCTTCACCATTAAGTCCAAGAAAACCACCACTTAGCCCTAGAATGAACTTACCAATTAGCCCAAGAACCCCACAACCCACAAGCCCATATAAACCTAATGCTAATGCTAATGCTAACAAGCCACTTGAACCATCTCCTACTACTTCATCAAATTCTTCCATTGATAGTCATGTCAATAATGAGCTTGCTGCTAATTCAAAGTCAGCCATTGCTGACGTTGAGGTGAAATTCTCCGGCGCGAATGTCATATTGAAGACCGTCTCTCCACGTATTCCTGGCCAGGCTGTCAAGATTATTGCTGCTTTAGAACAACTCGCACTTGAAATACTCCATGTTAGCATTAGTACTATTGATGGTACCATGCTCAACTCCTTCACCATTAAG ATTGGAATTGAATGCCAACTAAGTGCTGAAGAACTGGCTCATCAGATTCAGCAGACATTCTGCTAA